A region from the Gammaproteobacteria bacterium genome encodes:
- a CDS encoding YraN family protein — protein sequence MTRQARGRHAELRARVFLESQGLCLLESNYRCRAGEIDLIMRDGESLVFVEVRLRSHPGFGGALMSVDRGKRARLIACAQHYLQTTRSTCAARFDVIAIEVDERLDWVRNAFDA from the coding sequence GTGACGCGACAGGCGCGCGGCCGCCACGCAGAGCTTCGCGCCCGCGTTTTTCTGGAAAGTCAGGGTCTGTGCCTGCTGGAAAGCAATTACCGATGCCGCGCGGGCGAGATCGATCTGATCATGCGGGACGGTGAGTCGCTTGTGTTCGTGGAGGTGCGATTGCGCAGTCATCCGGGGTTTGGCGGCGCGCTGATGAGTGTGGATCGTGGCAAGCGTGCGCGCCTGATCGCCTGTGCACAGCATTACCTGCAAACGACCCGCTCCACTTGCGCGGCACGCTTCGACGTCATCGCCATCGAGGTCGACGAGCGTCTGGACTGGGTGCGCAACGCCTTCGATGCCTGA